A DNA window from Coffea arabica cultivar ET-39 chromosome 6c, Coffea Arabica ET-39 HiFi, whole genome shotgun sequence contains the following coding sequences:
- the LOC113693404 gene encoding F-box protein At5g07610-like, which produces MALDHFQPLFPPSLLWQQQHSCPLFVPQKMAEKPGAQFHLFLRRVYKEDINFTLPSPPASMEHSGIWYFGESGGCMYFIDINNPGEMLFDVFELASGCSEWVLKHHLNLAPLTTLYPSMVDEEFDHSDDWRFRFRLTYFVEDENEKKVRLVISLLGKVILYDINDMVVKELAEVGPTDTDDDCRDNLYQWKDGYPVMKTLTYV; this is translated from the exons ATGGCTCTCGATCATTTCCAACCCCTCTTTCCGCCGTCTCTACTGTGGCAGCAGCAACACTCGTGCCCTCTTTTTGTTCCGCAAAAAATGGCGGAAAAACCCGGAGCTCAATTTCATCTCTTTCTCCGACGAGTAT ATAAAGAAGACATTAACTTCACATTGCCTTCTCCTCCTGCCTCAATGGAGCACTCTGGAATTTGGTACTTTGGGGAGTCTGGTGGATGTATGTACTTTATTGATATTAACAACCCTGGAGAAATGTTGTTTGATGTTTTTGAGTTGGCAAGTGGATGTTCTGAGTGGGTTCTGAAGCACCATCTTAATCTTGCTCCTCTAACTACTTTATACCCCTCAATGGTGGATGAAGAGTTCGATCACTCTGATGATTGGCGATTTAGATTTCGTTTAACTTATTTTGTTGAGGATGAGAATGAAAAGAAGGTGAGGCTAGTGATATCTCTTCTGGGCAAAGTAATTTTGTATGACATCAATGACATGGTTGTTAAGGAGCTCGCTGAAGTAGGGCCAACAGATACTGATGATGACTGTAGAGATAACTTGTATCAGTGGAAGGATGGCTACCCTGTTATGAAGACGCTCACCTATGTTTGA
- the LOC140008888 gene encoding F-box protein At5g07610-like, which translates to MKSSGLKDPTKISGRSSPTVKSTAETSKFESGKPNQTLKNKAPDDDETSSFSSYSLASASAAAAANVIGNNGDLLIQILLYLPRKSLHRFPSVSKQWLSTICSPDFRRLRSVVSSGTLVFFLPVGDRLNFISIHQQKYVSSEGDTVPHLCENLNLNPEPEGLHYCNGLLALVFKTKDEYGCGPHYFVVYNPTTCGYRLIPRLKSLNLGRQLRFFQALNIAFDPLNPDRYKLVRVWSPIPRIPGMLWEFGESGGSLYLMEVVGSQAPLLDILELARDCSQWVFKYRVDLALLQSLCPSSKDEVLNRFYTPFCISRLLWDGTEEKPMLVLSPEDGEVILYDIEDMTLKKLEEEEPKDTDRGWRGRSYNRRKVYQFMETRACVDIYARVALQETVAERLEDGYCQLRESCRPVFVL; encoded by the exons ATGAAATCTTCAGGCCTAAAAGATCCCACAAAAATCTCCGGCCGCTCCTCTCCAACTGTCAAGTCAACTGCCGAAACATCAAAATTTGAAAGCGGAAAACCAAATCAAACCCTCAAAAACAAAGCCCCAGATGATGATGAAACCTCCTCTTTCTCCTCCTATTCATTAGCATCAgcatcagcagcagcagcagcaaatgTTATAGGCAACAATGGAGACCTCTTAATACAGATTTTACTTTACTTACCCAGAAAATCCCTCCATCGTTTCCCGTCCGTGTCCAAGCAGTGGCTTTCAACCATATGCAGCCCAGACTTCAGGCGTCTCCGTTCTGTTGTTTCCTCTGGAACATTGGTTTTCTTCCTCCCCGTGGGTGACAGGCTTAATTTCATCTCCATCCACCAACAAAAGTATGTAAGTTCAGAGGGTGACACAGTTCCCCACTTGTGCGAGAATCTCAATTTGAATCCAGAGCCAGAGGGTTTACATTATTGCAATGGGTTATTAGCTCTTGTGTTTAAGACTAAAGATGAGTATGGATGTGGACCACACTACTTTGTTGTGTACAACCCTACTACTTGTGGGTATAGGCTTATTCCCCGTTTGAAATCTTTAAATCTAGGTCGTCAACTTCGGTTTTTTCAGGCTCTGAATATTGCGTTTGATCCTTTAAATCCTGATCGTTACAAACTTGTGCGTGTGTG GTCTCCTATACCTCGAATACCGGGGATGCTTTGGGAATTTGGAGAATCTGGCGGCAGTTTGTACCTCATGGAGGTTGTTGGCTCTCAAGCGCCACTGCTCGACATTCTTGAGCTGGCAAGGGACTGTTCTCAATGGGTATTCAAGTATCGTGTAGACCTTGCTCTACTACAAAGTCTGTGTCCCTCATCGAAGGATGAAGTCTTGAATCGGTTTTATACTCCATTTTGTATTTCTCGTCTTCTCTGGGATGGGACAGAAGAAAAACCGATGCTTGTATTATCTCCGGAGGACGGTGAGGTGATTTTGTACGACATTGAGGATATGACTCTTAAGAAGCTTGAAGAAGAAGAGCCGAAGGATACTGATCGTGGCTGGAGGGGTAGATCTTATAACCGGAGGAAAGTCTATCAATTCATGGAGACTCGTGCTTGC GTCGACATATATGCTCGTGTTGCTCTTCAGGAAACAGTGGCAGAACGCTTGGAGGATGGATATTGCCAATTACGGGAATCTTGCAGGCCTGTTTTTGTTTTGTGA